A window of Polaribacter litorisediminis contains these coding sequences:
- the fabD gene encoding ACP S-malonyltransferase — translation MKAYIFPGQGAQFPGMGLDLYEKYPLAQEYFEKANTILGFHITDIMFEGTAEQLKETKVTQPAIFLHSVILAKVLGDSFQPEMVAGHSLGELSALVANGVLSFQDGLKLVSKRALAMQKACEIAPSTMAAIIGLEDAVVEDVCAEIDGIVVAANYNCPGQLVISGEIEAVEKACEILKEKGAKMAVILPVGGAFHSPMMEPAREELAAAIAATEFKAPSCPVYQNVTASAVIDPAEIKKNLMSQLTAPVKWTQSIQQMIADGGTEFIEVGPGKVLRGLMRKIDRGVTASGATV, via the coding sequence ATGAAGGCATATATTTTTCCAGGACAAGGAGCGCAATTTCCAGGAATGGGATTGGATTTATACGAAAAGTATCCGTTAGCTCAAGAATATTTTGAAAAAGCAAATACTATTTTAGGGTTTCATATTACAGATATTATGTTTGAAGGAACCGCAGAGCAATTAAAAGAAACGAAAGTTACCCAGCCTGCAATTTTCTTACATTCGGTAATTTTAGCCAAAGTTTTAGGGGATTCTTTTCAACCAGAAATGGTGGCAGGACATTCTCTAGGAGAGCTTTCGGCTTTGGTTGCCAATGGAGTTTTATCTTTTCAAGATGGATTAAAATTAGTTTCTAAACGTGCTTTAGCCATGCAAAAAGCATGTGAAATTGCACCTTCTACCATGGCAGCAATTATTGGTTTAGAAGATGCAGTTGTAGAAGATGTTTGTGCTGAGATTGATGGAATTGTTGTTGCTGCAAATTATAACTGTCCAGGACAATTGGTAATTTCTGGAGAGATTGAAGCGGTCGAAAAAGCTTGTGAAATTTTAAAAGAAAAAGGTGCTAAAATGGCGGTAATATTGCCTGTTGGTGGAGCATTTCATTCCCCGATGATGGAGCCCGCAAGAGAAGAATTAGCAGCTGCAATTGCGGCAACTGAATTTAAAGCGCCTAGTTGCCCAGTATATCAAAACGTAACGGCAAGTGCTGTTATAGATCCTGCTGAAATTAAGAAAAACTTAATGAGTCAATTAACCGCGCCTGTAAAATGGACGCAATCTATACAACAAATGATTGCGGATGGTGGAACAGAATTTATTGAAGTTGGTCCAGGAAAAGTTTTACGTGGCTTAATGCGTAAAATTGATAGAGGTGTTACCGCTAGTGGAGCAACAGTGTAA